The Desulfovibrio desulfuricans genome includes the window GGTTTCGGGGTGCCGTTTACCGGTTCGCTGGTGCTGCTCTATGTGGCGCTGCTGGTTTTTGCGATGGCGTCGGGCGGTGTGGGGCTGATGGTCTCGTCGCTTTCGGCCACGCAGCAGCAGGCGATTCTGGGGGCCTTTACCGTTGGGGTGCCGTGCATTGTTATTTCCGGCGCGGTCACGCCCGTCATCAACATGCCGCCATTTTTGC containing:
- a CDS encoding ABC transporter permease — its product is GFGVPFTGSLVLLYVALLVFAMASGGVGLMVSSLSATQQQAILGAFTVGVPCIVISGAVTPVINMPPFL